In Podospora pseudopauciseta strain CBS 411.78 chromosome 3, whole genome shotgun sequence, one genomic interval encodes:
- a CDS encoding hypothetical protein (COG:I; EggNog:ENOG503NYJ8) has translation MQIDEQIGKLYNTIRDRATSSHKEKRSVRMALNAEKLHQFMNAAYDHFSENLDKPFDFVKEALHLNLMPHDFKGHKLHLVLAVRNGISSMGYPNTERQLLEKVKPLLASCMTLVITRNNLTGTIKDLLNSTFRKPVRMAFEELCDKWLPCGFESNGYTCCNIRFAHVKGHQASNGKIFQKGPYQSSITDGQFEGWFNGFGAELKKMMEEFPRAGSEKDNAWGKHLQHLERLYDDNSKLSHSENVSHGTCFCCMNNVPEHVLPCGHILRTECVSALGDHKERDIMLVRYCPFHRHTHNWDKDPVQIRFKPEGAGIRTLSGGRGLVKLIMLEELQKLLNNIPVQNFLNLIVGTSTGGIVSLGLGVKNLAVSECIRDFKDLCGKAFTPRRLKKL, from the exons ATGCAGATCGATGAACAAATCGGTAAACTCTACAACACAATTAGAGACAGGGCCACGAGTTCGCACAAAGAGAAGAGGTCCGTACGTATGGCGCTTAATGCGGAAAAGCTCCACCAATTCATGAACGCCGCATACGATCACTTTTCAGAGAACCTCGATAAGCCGTTCGACTTTGTCAAGGAGGCCCTACACCTTAACCTCATGCCTCACGACTTTAAGGGCCATAAGCTACACCTTGTACTCGCCGTTCGCAACGGAATAAGTAGTATGGGATATCCCAACACCGAGCGCCAGCTCCTGGAGAAGGTGAAGCCCCTGCTCGCATCCTGTATGACACTTGTTATCACTCGGAACAATCTCACAG GGACAATCAAGGACCTCTTGAATAGCACGTTTCGCAAACCAGTGAGAATGGCTTTTGAAGAGCTCTGTGACAAATGGCTACCTTGTGGCTTTGAAAGCAACGGTTATACGTGCTGCAACATCCGATTTGCCCATGTTAAGGGTCACCAGGCCTCGAATGGCAAAATATTTCAGAAGGGGCCATATCAGTCAAGCATCACTGACGGCCAGTTCGAGGGGTGGTTTAATGGATTCGGTGCAgagctgaagaagatgatggaaGAGTTCCCACGTGCCGGAAGCGAAAAGGACAATGCTTGGGGTAAGCATCTTCAGCACTTGGAGCGCTTATATGACGACAACTCAAAGCTCTCCCACTCGGAAAATGTCAGCCACGGGACTTGTTTTTGCTGCATGAACAACGTTCCAGAGCATGTCTTGCCTTGTGGGCATATTTTGCGCACCGAGTGTGTTAGCGCCCTTGGTGATCATAAAGAACGGGACATCATGCTCGTCAGATATTGCCCCTTTCACCGCCACACGCATAATTGGGACAAGGATCCAGTTCAGATTAGGTTCAAGCCAGAGGGTGCTGGAATACGCACTTT AAGCGGTGGACGGGGTCTTGTTAAGTTGATCATGCTGGAGGAACTACAAAAACTTCTCAACAACATCCCCGTGCAAAACTTTTTAAATCTGATTGTGGGTACCAG CACCGGAGGAATCGTTTCTCTCGGCCTGGGCGTAAAAAATCTTGCTGTATCAGAGTGCATACGCGATTTCAAGGACCTCTGCGGGAAGGCATTCACCCCCCGAAGACTGAAAAAGCTGTGA
- a CDS encoding hypothetical protein (EggNog:ENOG503NUVP; COG:G) translates to MGQCQSINAQPGEGCFELAQRCRISQYDFDRFNPNVCGNIYVGMRMCCTEPVCCLSPPSSRRRTVPPPPTIELSPPPPAGGSCETYTVKGGDTCEDIASAFGVSEDGLDRINVFTSGWGGCKYLFSAGLLTWLFCQALRSLYRMTSRS, encoded by the exons ATGGGCCAATGCCAATCCATCAACGCCCAACCTGGCGAAGGCTGCTT TGAACTAGCCCAACGTTGCCGCATCTCGCAATACGACTTTGACCGCTTCAACCCCAATGTCTGTGGGAATATCTACGTCGGCATGCGCATGTGCTGCACTGAACCTGTCTGCTGCCTCTCCCCACCATCGAGTCGCCGGCGGACGGTacccccaccgccaaccatCGAGCTATcgcccccgccccccgcTGGTGGGTCGTGCGAGACTTACACCGTGAAGGGCGGGGACACCTGTGAGGATATCGCTTCTGCTTTTGGGGTCTCGGAGGATGGGCTTGATAGGATTAATGTTTTTACTtctggttggggagg CTGTAAGTACCTATTCAGTGCGGGTTTGTTAACATGGCTTTTCTGTCAGGCGTTAAGGAGTCTGTACCGGATGACGAGTCGGAGTTGA
- a CDS encoding hypothetical protein (COG:I; EggNog:ENOG503NYJ8): MSKLRSGKSHKPILLTNYNVTGPECEKFGLNYEILRSANPKNEIKVWEAALATSAAPPYFKPYVQSATGKSFVDGGLHYNCPAWVAHHKRQILWKDVQYQQPDVLLSLGTGRVPVPQPTKRGFRNLVNIILDMVQGQLNSEEA, from the exons ATGTCAAAGTTACGATCAGGGAAGTCTCACAAGCCGATCCTGCTAACCAACTACAACGTCACCGGCCCCGAATGCGAGAAGTTTGGGC TGAACTACGAAATTCTGCGTTCAGCAAATCCCAAGAATGAGATAAAGGTCTGGGAAGC TGCGTTGGCAACATCGGCTGCACCTCCCTACTTCAAGCCGTATGTTCAATCTGCTACTGGGAAATCTTTCGTAGATGGTGGTTTGCATTACAATTGTCCCGCTTGGGTTGCTCATCATAAGCGTCAGATTCTATGGAAGGATGTCCAATATCAACAGCCCGATGTACTGCTATCTCTCGGAACTGGTCGGGTACCA GTCCCCCAGCcaacaaaaagggggtttcGCAACTTggtcaacatcatcctcgaTATGGTTCAGGGCCAACTGAACAGTGAGGAGGCCTGA
- a CDS encoding hypothetical protein (EggNog:ENOG503P8DP) — protein sequence MSSQTPKPNEEFPKKEDETKTGQPEASNLPQTSTVGDNKPEDNKPTEAGHADTDKPPGDKPFDNEDYDEENPDEENAGVLGDDYQEDEDQEGEEPYDEEGAEEEEQAYDDEEQDDEDAASEEDEEEEEEEVIPPPQPQRQKSNTTKKGKPASVVDDRSSTPSSSQPPTPKDDEKPQPKWMRDQKKKKQRQAESDVENRQVDRPRRRGKNEPSYREQQQALYRQQQQQQMMMQQQQQQGGGDGGGKNPLRLRLDLNLEIEIELKAHIHGDLTLALLN from the exons ATGTCGTCG CAGACTCCAAAGCCCAACGAGGAGTTccccaagaaggaggatgagaccAAGACCGGGCAGCCCGAGGCTAGCAACCTGCCTCAGACCTCCACAGTTGGTGACAACAAACCCGAGGACAACAAGCCCACGGAAGCTGGCCATGCTGATACCGACAAGCCACCTGGAGACAAGCCCTTCGACAATGAAGACTACGACGAGGAGAACCCAGATGAGGAGAACGCGGGAGTTCTAGGTGACGACTaccaagaagacgaggaccAGGAAGGCGAAGAGCCAtacgacgaggagggagcagaggaagaggagcaggcttacgacgatgaagagcaagatgatgaggacgcTGCCTctgaagaagacgaggaagaagaagaggaggaagtcatccctccaccccaaccccagcgaCAAAagagcaacaccaccaagaagggcaagcCCGCCTCGGTCGTCGACGACCGCAGCAgcacaccctcttcctcccagcctcccacccccaaggACGATGAGAAGCCCCAGCCTAAGTGGATGCGCgaccaaaagaagaagaagcaacgACAGGCCGAGTCTGATGTAGAAAACAGACAGGTCGACCGCCCTCGCCGCAGGGGGAAGAACGAGCCATCTTACCGTGAGCAGCAACAGGCGCTGTAccgtcagcagcagcagcagcaaatgatgatgcagcagcagcagcagcagggcggtggtgatggtggcggtaAGAACCCATTGAGGCTCAGACTAGACCTCAATCTGGAGATTGAGATTGAGCTCAAGGCGCATATCCATGGTGATTTGACGCTTGCTTTGCT CAATTAG
- a CDS encoding hypothetical protein (COG:I; EggNog:ENOG503NYJ8), protein MPTSPQADSTEPETTAITDPTEPPSCMACESTTRRSWASAAVPTKRSVLGVAKRLEYIFRNKEVEDLDGEFAIDAKNKWFGIDQGSDGLTFNYTDRLTDISILESNDHNAADRFPHLVSFVGNRYVLIIKDSMDRATY, encoded by the exons ATGCCCACCTCTCCGCAGGCCGATAGCACCGAGCCCGAGACCACTGCGATCACCGACCCGACCGAGCCACCAAGCTGCATGGCTTGCGAAAGCACCACGAGGAGA TCATGGGCATCGGCGGCCGTCCCCACGAAAAGGTCAGTCTTGGGTGTGGCCAAGCGCCTCGAATATATCTTCCGCAacaaggaggttgaggaccTAGACGGAGAGTTTGCCATAGATGCGAAGAACAAGTGGTTCGGCATAGATCAGGGTAGCGATGGGTTGACGTTCAACTACACAGATCGCTTGACCGACATCAGCATACTGGAGAGTAACGACCACAATGCCGCTGATCGCTTCCCACATCTGGTTTCATTTGTTGGCAACCGGTACGTCCTCATTATCAAAGACAGTATGGATCGAGCTACCTACTGA
- a CDS encoding hypothetical protein (EggNog:ENOG503PV65), producing the protein MSGLEVAGVVLSTFPLIIDGGKLVRGYLQVTKFWWKFSSQFSDFISAVEDELIAFRQNVELLLRPLALDAATEPLEQRAFERMARFKAPIDAEARLGREKLVWFMEKLRRLNQILEEICTLLIPIQDGKIHIPRSGTVDFAILRLALHKKRDLMKEVTTINTQISRFLEADLRIAQATLLAPATMGKEEWKACLAATAPYLDMQSKTAQLYRAFRPESWLCRCQTLHPCGIATVWSDHHAKQPGRGAIDLFLGSNEPPNMPVEVGVEVSAGVDSTCDGSGNAEPLFDQVADLTARIRLDAGFEMHIKAGKQQNSMVLALSSFQTAVNPRQSIIDPIWMPRKTAKLAKPDSAQRHAVPKLPEAASPVPKKLRVGCNLLKNPISVLEQHGDTIHYEDNTITLSAKRQHPSETGSSLKSSIQTLVDFRKSASLLLSERIRIGIKLAYTILGLGTSAWIPQAWDDRDVQVVRNTPPTVYFHHASIRSALERQVANSREHAQMTIFTLGTTLLQLLFQERIEDQPYYKAHCNSDGSVNDWTHWRAAQEWQEEVEMIHGPELADVIARCVGVNFVATPDLGKAEFVQEVLISVIEPLEKYVKHF; encoded by the exons ATGTCTGGCCTTGAAGTGGCCGGTGTCGTCCTCAGCACTTTTCCACTCATCATCGACGGTGGGAAGCTAGTGCGGGGTTATCTTCAGGTGACAAAGTTCTGGTGGAAGTTTTCATCACAATTCTCCGACTTTATCTCTGCCGTCGAAGATGAACTCATTGCATTTCGACAGAACGTGGAGCTTCTCTTACGACCTTTGGCCTTGGATGCCGCCACAGA ACCTCTTGAACAACGCGCATTCGAGAGGATGGCACGATTCAAAGCTCCGATCGATGCTGAGGCTCGACTTGGCAGAGAAAAGTTGGTGTGGTTCATGGAAAAGCTTCGCCGTCTGAACCAAATTCTGGAAGAGATTTGTACTCTGTTGATTCCCATACAAGACGGAAAG ATTCACATCCCACGTTCGGGGACTGTTGATTTTGCAATTCTGAGACTGGCT CTTCACAAAAAGCGGGATCTGATGAAAGAAGTAACCACGATAAACACACAAATCAGCCGATTTCTTGAGGCGGACCTTCGTATAGCGCAAGCCACATTGCTTGCGCCAGCTACCATGGGCAAGGAGGAGTGGAAGGCATGCCTAGCTGCCACGGCTCCTTATCTTGACATGCAGTCTAAGACGGCTCAGCTCTACAGGGCTTTTCGACCTGAAAGTTGGCTTTGCAGGTGTCAAACTCTTCATCCGTGTGGGATAGCTACGGTCTGGTCGGATCACCACGCAAAACAGCCAGGAAGGGGGGCTATCGACCTGTTTCTGGGTTCAAATGAGCCACCAAACATGCCTGTGGAAGTAGGCGTCGAAGTCTCTGCTGGAGTGGACTCTACCTGTGATGGGAGCGGCAATGCTGAGCCCTTGTTCGATCAGGTGGCAGACCTAACCGCTCGTATACGGCTGGATGCCGGGTTCGAGATGCATATCAAGGCAGGGAAACAGCAGAATTCCATGGTGCTCGCACTATCGAGCTTCCAAACCGCGGTAAATCCACGTCAATCCATCATAGACCCCATCTGGATGCCTAGGAAAACGGCAAAGCTCGCAAAACCAGATTCGGCACAACGCCATGCAGTACCCAAACTTCCTGAGGCAGCATCGCCTGTCCCAAAGAAGCTCCGAGTTGGTTGCAACCTCCTGAAAAATCCCATATCTGTGCTGGAGCAACATGGAGACACCATTCACTATGAGGACAACACAATCACTCTAAGTGCTAAACGACAACATCCAAGTGAGACAGGATCCTCATTAAAGTCAAGTATACAAACACTAGTGGACTTTCGCAAGTCAGcctcccttcttctcagcgAGCGTATTCGCATAGGCATCAAGCTTGCCTACACCATTCTCGGACTGGGAACATCCGCCTGGATCCCCCAAGCCTGGGATGATCGCGATGTCCAGGTGGTCAGAAATACACCCCCCACGGTTTACTTCCACCACGCTTCTATCCGCTCGGCACTGGAGCGACAAGTGGCCAACTCCAGAGAACACGCACAGATGACTATTTTCACACTTGGAACGactctcctccagctcctcttTCAGGAACGCATCGAAGACCAACCCTACTACAAAGCTCACTGTAACTCCGATGGGTCGGTGAATGATTGGACACATTGGCGGGCGGCGCAGGAGtggcaggaggaggtggaaatGATACATGGGCCGGAGCTGGCGGACGTCATTGCGAGGTGTGTCGGTGTCAACTTTGTCGCCACACCAGACCTGGGGAAAGCCGAGTTCGTTCAAGAGGTGTTGATTTCTGTGATCGAACCGTTGGAGAAGTACGTTAAGCATTTTTGA
- a CDS encoding hypothetical protein (COG:I; EggNog:ENOG503NYJ8) yields MLESDGFSTSDRYLQLISFVAGEGKSTVIKMLIGREQASIGGTKSFPAPVNGLTNDLISASGDVHLYANPATHHEKHPVLLADCEGLGGGQNVPRAKEHQSSRKVCTAKVPAKDRMGQRLQNLLQSV; encoded by the exons ATGTTGGAAAGTGATGGGTTCAGCACGTCAGATCGTTATCTGCAGTTGATCTCCTTTGTTG CAGGTGAGGGTAAGAGCACAGTCATCAAGATGCTCATCGGCCGCGAGCAAGCGAGTATTGGGGGCACCAAATCCTTTCCTGCGCCCGTGAATGGTCTAACCAATGACCTCATATCGGCTTCCGGAGACGTCCACCTTTATGCCAACCCAGCTACTCATCATGAGAAACACCCCGTCTTACTTGCCGACTGCGAAGGCCTGGGTGGCGGCCAAAATGTACCAAGAGCCAAGGAACATCAGAGCAGTAGAAAGGTCTGCACGGCGAAAGTTCCAGCGAAAGATCGGATGGGCCAAAGACTCCAGAACCTCCTCCAGAGTGTATGA
- a CDS encoding hypothetical protein (COG:I; EggNog:ENOG503NYJ8) produces the protein MTDNPEDRARYIRLNVMFDIRLGLNKVDQLDMLETTTRLSARGSLELRDAGDRLIASSFCLEREGPVIKGRVCKGSIRCRFDPGSDDAKSIGTAFQPYHARF, from the exons ATGACCGACAATCCCGAAGACCGGGCACGCTATATCAGACTCAATGTTATGTTTGATATAAGACTGGGTCTAAACAAGGTTGACCAACTAGATATGTTGGAAACAACAACTCGTCTAAGTGCCAGAGGGAGCCTCGAACTGAGAGACGCGGGCGATAGGCTGATTGCAAGCTCATTCTGCCTCGAGAGGGAAGGCCCTGTGATCAAGGGCCGTGTTTGCAAAG GTTCCATCCGCTGCAGATTCGACCCCGGGAGCGATGATGCCAAATCCATCGGCACTGCTTTTCAGCCGTATCACGCCCGATTTTGA
- a CDS encoding hypothetical protein (COG:C; EggNog:ENOG50KOG1840) produces the protein MSQISEYVDPELLFDSARQCWANFEHLIQILPRDHQHTITAHDAQGRFSVWRQDLEGLQDELLWNSTDERKQDAHNAIYDTLLNLNSALNDVGSILSEEQPGSQEDDLMSLLGDEEQADPENAELVAFLSSPTTRVDELFLSIWSHIDRLFKLASWLRREIRHESSSLATIPVPAPGDDFIYDYHMCRLQRKYPKLSQQPRLCKTLGQALLFRRALILRKSKTKDRHTPEITPQLELRSLPTLLSGNESKSKSPAPSMTPKESTAINISATEKDTTPTYDTDTGTERVVFEEDNGGLEVADLTTFVIDGIPLQFGKPFQCPFCGVIKSIGTRSEWRQHVSEDLKPYVCTSQQCGSGLFASRREWFSHELEFHRSTWKCQPCHVRFLSRSTLMQHLNTKHQSQNLKTSNILAMVQTKRDSSTRSCPLCDEWTTQETERDSTSFCQHLGRHLQQIALEAIPPLKGMEAIPLISPRLLDQSAILRLQPVQEVEADMRLLGIDHPDTLKSMTRLVWQLTDSEEYSAAEPLALKTFEMSKQVLGEDHRETLYRMYTLAEVYRRTHDTKHESESLALQGLGAAKRVHGENDLSVAYFLSVLGEIYTDLDRLSLAADAQNKELRIYMENFGEEDPRTMHCMGKLSDTLLDDKRYTEAEHFALQAFELRKRASGPDHADTLFNMYNLALIWHAMGRYDEAIQLLEDYIHIQRNIRGKESTTNSETWQMLLESWKARQVSSQPQNARRGKSRSGGQ, from the exons ATGTCACAAATATCAGAGTACGTTGACCCCGAACTTTTGTTTGACTCAGCGAGGCAATGTTGGGCAAATTTCGAACATTTAATTCAAATCCTTCCGCGAGATCACCAGCATACCATCACAGCACACGATGCCCAGGGCCGCTTCAGTGTCTGGAGACAGGATCTGGAGGGGTTACAAGACGAGCTACTTTGGAATTCGACAGATGAACGGAAACAGGATGCTCACAATGCCATCTACGATACACTCCTAAATCTTAACAGTGCCCTGAACGATG TTGGATCGATACTTTCCGAAGAGCAGCCCGGCAGTCAAGAAGATGATCTCATGTCTCTGCTGGGAGATGAAGAGCAAGCAGACCCAGAGAACGCAGAACTCGTTGCGTTTCTTTCCTCGCCAACAACTCGAGTTGATGAGCTTTTTCTCAGTATTTGGTCTCATATAGACCGTTTGTTTAAGCTGGCCTCCTGGTTGCGACGCGAAATTCGTCATGAAAGCAGCAGTCTAGCTACAATACCTGTTCCGGCACCAGGAGACGATTTCATCTATGATTATCACATGTGCCGCCTCCAAAGAAAATACCCGAAGCTATCTCAACAGCCTCGGCTTTGCAAGACACTTGGACAGGCCCTTTTATTCCGGCGCGCGTTAATTCTTAGGAAGAGCAAAACGAAAGACCGACATACGCCAGAAATCACCCCTCAACTGGAGCTGAGGAGCCTACCTACGTTGTTATCAGGCAACGagtcaaagtcaaagtctCCAGCCCCGTCTATGACCCCAAAGGAGAGCACGGCAATCAACATATCTGCAACCGAAAAGGATACAACTCCTACGTATGATACGGACACTGGGACCGAACGAGTTGTCTTCGAGGAAGACAATGGTGGGCTTGAGGTAGCAGACTTGACCACATTTGTCATTGATGGGATCCCTCTTCAGTTCGGCAAACCTTTTCAGTGTCCGTTCTGTGGTGTCATCAAATCAATTGGCACACGGTCCGAATGGAG GCAACACGTGTCTGAGGACCTCAAACCTTACGTCTGTACGTCCCAGCAATGCGGATCGGGTCTGTTTGCAAGTCGACGCGAGTGGTTTAGCCACGAACTTGAGTTTCACAGAAGCACCTGGAAGTGTCAGCCCTGTCACGTAAGGTTTCTGTCTCGATCGACTCTAATGCAGCACCTTAACACCAAGCACCAATCCCAAAACCTGAAAACCAGCAATATTTTGGCCATGGTTCAAACAAAAAGAGACTCCTCTACTAGATCCTGCCCACTGTGTGACGAATGGACAACGCAAGAGACGGAGAGGGACAGCACGAGCTTTTGCCAGCATCTGGGAAGGCATTTGCAGCAGATTGCACTGGAGGCGATACCACCGCTAAAAGGGATGGAAGCAATACCATTGATATCGCCTAGGCTCCTTGACCAGAGCGCGATCTTGCGGTTGCAGCCAGTGCAGGAAGTGGAAGCAGATATGAGGCTTCTTGGAATCGACCACCCCGACACTTTGAAGAGTATGACCAGGTTGGTATGGCAGTTGACTGACAGTGAAGAGTACTCGGCTGCTGAGCCGTTGGCGTTGAAAACGTTTGAAATGAGTAAACAGGTGCTAGGGGAGGACCATCGCGAGACACTCTACAGAATGTATACGCTCGCTGAGGTATATCGTCGTACCCATGACACCAAACACGAATCGGAATCTCTGGCACTACAAGGGCTTGGGGCGGCAAAAAGAGTGCATGGAGAGAATGATCTCAGCGTGGCATATTTCCTATCTGTACTAGGAGAGATTTACACGGACCTGGATCGATTATCGCTTGCCGCTGACGCACAAAACAAAGAGCTGAGGATATACATGGAGAActttggagaagaagatccCAGAACTATGCACTGTATGGGCAAGCTATCAGACACATTACTGGACGACAAGAGGTACACAGAGGCAGAGCATTTCGCCCTCCAAGCCTTCGAACTGCGAAAGAGGGCGTCTGGACCGGATCACGCGGACACTCTGTTCAATATGTACAATCTGGCATTGATTTGGCACGCCATGGGCCGCTACGATGAAGCAATCCAGTTGCTGGAGGACTATATTCACATACAGCGGAACATCCGAGGAAAAGAATCTACTACAAACAGCGAGACGTGGCAGATGTTGCTGGAAAGTTGGAAGGCCCGTCAAGTCTCCAGCCAGCCACAGAATGCCAGGCGAGGTAAATCGCGAAGTGGCGGTCAGTAA